From a single Miscanthus floridulus cultivar M001 chromosome 8, ASM1932011v1, whole genome shotgun sequence genomic region:
- the LOC136470748 gene encoding uncharacterized protein, with protein MNITTYTGKLKQLSDALRDVGQPVRETSQVLNMLRGLSSKYRHTIPVITAKNPPHTFLSARSYLLLEEQYDKEQAKSAHHQALLATAGTRSTSAVSGDSGSSSASKPSVPATASAPRSDRAPKKKGRGRGQVSGSGTTSTARPQAPAWVPGLNPWTGMVQAWPMPFRVPGSGVLGPRPGTQPQQAYLAGTVPPPPMYAPPGVAPPPSPDVWNH; from the coding sequence ATGAACATCACGACCTACACCGGCAAACTCAAGCAGTTGTCCGACGCACTACGCGACGTGGGCCAGCCGGTCCGCGAAACCTCGCAGGTCCTCAACATGCTTCGCGGCCTCAGCTCCAAGTACCGGCACACCATCCCCGTGATCACCGCAAAGAACCCGCCGCACACGTTCTTGTCGGCCCGCTCCTATCTGCTGCTGGAGGAGCAGTATGACAAGGAGCAGGCAAAGTCGGCGCATCACCAAGCTCTGCTCGCCACTGCCGGCACACGTTCCACCTCTGCTGTCTCCGGCGATAGCGGTTCCAGCTCGGCCTCCAAGCCGTCGGTGCCCGCAACCGCCTCAGCTCCACGTTCTGATCGTGCGCCCAAGAAGAAAGGTCGTGGGCGTGGTCAAGTAAGCGGTTCTGGCACCACCTCTACTGCCCGTCCTCAGGCTCCAGCGTGGGTTCCTGGGCTGAACCCGTGGACCGGCATGGTGCAGGCCTGGCCCATGCCGTTCCGCGTCCCGGGCTCTGGCGTTCTAGGTCCACGCCCCGGCACCCAGCCACAGCAGGCTTACCTCGCTGGCACCGTGCCCCCGCCGCCGATGTACGCACCCCCTGGCGTCGCACCTCCACCTTCGCCGGACGTGTGGAACCATTAG
- the LOC136470749 gene encoding uncharacterized mitochondrial protein AtMg00810-like: MAFGCASTWCPYHLWQMGSSPALLQDIIQRLKLEFAIKDLGDLRFFLGIDVKRIADGFCLSQQRYAEDILECVGMTNCKLATTPIDAKGKLSADGPVIDDAKTYRSLARALQYLTVTCPNLAFAMQQACLHMHDPRAPHLTLLKRLLRYVCGTTTMGLYLRGSADLTITAYSDADWAGCPDT, encoded by the exons ATGGCGTTTGGTTGCGCGTCCACCTGGTGCCCATATCATCTCTGGCAAATGG GTTCCAGTCCAGCGCTCCTCCAAGACATCATCCAGCGCCTAAAACTGGAGTTCGCTATCAAGGATCTTGGTGATCTGCGCTTCTTTCTCGGCATCGACGTCAAGCGTATAGCCGACGGCTTCTGTTTGTCCCAGCAGCGCTACGCCGAGGACATTCTCGAGTGCGTTGGGATGACAAACTGCAAGCTAGCTACAACACCAATCGACGCTAAGGGCAAACTCTCTGCCGATGGACCAGTGATCGACGATGCCAAGACATACAGGAGTCTGGCCAGGGCGTTGCAGTACTTGACTGTTACGTGCCCTAACCTTGCCTTCGCCATGCAGCAAGCGTGTCTGCACATGCATGATCCCCGTGCACCTCACCTCACACTGCTGAAACGCCTCCTCCGCTACGTCTGCGGCACGACAACGATGGGATTATACCTACGAGGCTCGGCGGACCTCACCATCACGGCATACTCGGACGCTGACTGGGCGGGATGCCCGGACACTTGA
- the LOC136478396 gene encoding uncharacterized protein, whose product MAATTTTKMYNDTMNGGINSSKEHSEQQPQHNAADTTAKTPTASESEWEAVSSLLDAARPFLRSELGSADPELPSLVAVLRAAGAGECYHKHGTFLAHLEDVYRILRLWGASDAVARCGLFHSSYSNSYVDLAIFQPDTGRAQVRGIIGADAERLVHLFCVVPRHQLIFEQLQPRYTDQELRDHLAAAEAEIAAAQQGQLGSSPVLMMSPWRRKLRSVVPPEGVVATHIRSGEPVPLSRRVLAAFLLMTVADFSDQYTDYQDELFGNADGRLEFRGDDWAALWPGTGKPGLWVSAMSRLAALYGLIARDEQLISKEGGDGHDIVDNNDMAVGELVIPPVFERCSRVLDPGEQKAARDLYWEAITTTRTNKDNMKDTEALLRESIAKNPFVGEPHLVLAQVLLNAGRYAEAAAAAGRGVRLMLQWGSSWDKRMTWEGWVSWGRLMGDKARRGTWPRTAWGIINLGLVEGVANRN is encoded by the coding sequence atggccgccaccaccaccaccaagatgTACAACGACACGATGAACGGCGGCATCAACTCCTCCAAGGAGCACTCggagcagcagccgcagcacaACGCTGCTGACACCACCGCCAAGACGCCGACGGCCTCGGAGTCGGAGTGGGAAGCCGTGTCGTCGCTGCTGGACGCCGCGCGTCCCTTCCTCCGGAGCGAGCTGGGTTCGGCGGACCCGGAGCTGCCATCCCTGGTGGCGGTGCTGCGCGCGGCGGGCGCCGGCGAGTGCTACCACAAGCACGGCACGTTCCTGGCTCACCTGGAGGACGTGTACCGGATCCTCCGCCTGTGGGGCGCGTCCGACGCCGTGGCGCGCTGCGGCCTCTTCCACTCCTCCTACTCCAACTCCTACGTCGACCTGGCCATCTTCCAGCCGGACACGGGGCGGGCCCAGGTGCGGGGCATCATCGGCGCGGACGCCGAGCGCCTCGTCCACCTCTTCTGCGTCGTGCCGCGGCACCAGCTCATATTTGAGCAGCTCCAGCCCCGGTACACGGACCAGGAGCTCAGGGACCacctcgccgccgccgaggccgaGATCGCCGCCGCCCAGCAGGGCCAGCTGGGCTCCTCCCCCGTGCTGATGATGTCGCCGTGGCGCCGGAAGCTCCGGTCCGTGGTGCCGCCCGAGGGCGTGGTGGCGACGCACATCCGGAGCGGGGAGCCCGTGCCGCTGTCACGCCGGGTGCTGGCGGCGTTCCTGCTCATGACCGTCGCCGACTTCAGCGACCAGTACACGGACTACCAGGACGAGCTGTTCGGGAACGCGGACGGCCGGCTCGAGTTCCGCGGCGACGACTGGGCCGCGCTGTGGCCGGGCACCGGCAAGCCGGGGCTCTGGGTCAGCGCCATGTCCAGGCTGGCAGCGCTCTACGGCCTCATCGCCAGGGACGAGCAGCTGATCAGCAAGGAGGGCGGCGACGGCCACGACATCGTCGACAACAACGACATGGCTGTGGGCGAGCTGGTGATCCCGCCGGTGTTCGAGCGGTGCAGCCGGGTGCTGGACCCCGGGGAGCAGAAGGCGGCGAGGGACCTCTACTGGGAGGCAATCACCACCACCAGGACCAACAAGGACAACATGAAGGACACGGAGGCCCTGCTGCGGGAGAGCATCGCGAAGAACCCCTTCGTGGGGGAGCCGCACCTGGTGCTGGCGCAGGTGCTCCTGAACGCCGGCAGGtacgcggaggcggcggcggcggcggggcgcgggGTGCGGCTGATGCTCCAGTGGGGGAGCAGCTGGGACAAGCGCATGACGTGGGAAGGGTGGGTGTCGTGGGGGCGGCTGATGGGGGACAAGGCCCGCCGCGGCACCTGGCCACGCACCGCTTGGGGCATCATCAACCTCGGACTCGTCGAAGGCGTCGCCAACCGCAACTGA
- the LOC136475220 gene encoding uncharacterized protein: protein MLDRLTRQEDYKFAPTLTSPYQTSSPTTKSCISMSTQQGFCSPDLKTHRKNLPSLFAVAQPFLRDELEKIDPEIPSFLSILRSAGAGERHHKNGAFLAHLLNFHRIVRLWGAPFDIARCGLFHSSYANSYVNVSIFEPSTTREDVQRLIGAPVERLAFLFCAVPRHKLIHEELHFQYTDAELRDHLAASDLSIKTARETSTFDASEPWRKKICKLLPPKGIEARHFKTGEPISLSRRIIALFILMTIADICDQYIDYQDKLYDNENGRLEFRGNNWGALWPGTCKPGLWMNAASRLGVLYNLILREEELYTQERNKMGETIRLDRDEEIMLVIPPVFNYCTKVLDPEEQIAARDLYWEAICSDDRKERDWEKVEKLLLESIQKNPFVGEPHLVTAQLYLNMERYAEAKKEAEEGLKLLLEWGVSWDKRMTWESWVSWGRVMLDKAKESEWPRTAAGITNLGLVK from the coding sequence ATGTTGGACAGATTAACACGCCAAGAGGATTATAAATTCGCACCCACCCTCACTAGTCCCTATCAGACATCATCACCTACTACAAAATCTTGCATCAGCATGTCTACCCAACAAGGTTTCTGTTCCCCCGACCTGAAAACCCATAGGAAGAACCTACCATCCCTCTTTGCAGTTGCTCAACCATTCCTTCGCGATGAGCTAGAGAAAATCGACCCAGAGATCCCATCCTTTCTCTCCATCCTACGCTCAGCCGGTGCCGGTGAGCGTCACCACAAGAACGGGGCATTCCTAGCTCACCTGCTCAATTTCCATCGCATTGTCCGACTGTGGGGTGCGCCCTTTGACATCGCTCGATGTGGCCTTTTCCACTCATCGTATGCCAACTCATACGTCAACGTCTCCATCTTCGAACCAAGCACAACCCGTGAGGACGTGCAGCGGCTCATCGGCGCACCAGTTGAACGTCTAGCTTTCCTGTTCTGCGCCGTCCCGCGCCACAAGCTAATCCACGAAGAGCTCCACTTCCAGTACACCGACGCGGAGCTGAGGGATCACCTAGCTGCCTCTGACCTGTCCATCAAGACAGCTAGGGAGACCAGCACATTTGACGCGTCTGAGCCATGGCGCAAGAAGATCTGCAAGCTTCTTCCACCAAAGGGCATCGAAGCAAGGCACTTCAAGACTGGTGAACCCATATCACTTTCGCGCAGGATCATAGCACTCTTTATTCTGATGACTATCGCCGACATCTGCGACCAGTACATTGATTACCAAGACAAGCTGTATGATAACGAGAATGGCCGGCTGGAGTTCCGCGGCAACAACTGGGGTGCTCTGTGGCCAGGAACTTGCAAGCCCGGTCTCTGGATGAATGCAGCATCAAGGCTGGGAGTTCTCTACAACCTCATCCTTAGAGAGGAAGAGCTTTACACTCAGGAGAGGAACAAGATGGGAGAGACTATCCGCCTCGACCGAGACGAAGAAATCATGCTGGTGATCCCACCGGTGTTTAACTACTGCACCAAGGTGCTGGATCCTGAAGAGCAAATAGCTGCAAGGGACCTTTACTGGGAGGCCATATGCAGTGATGACAGGAAGGAAAGAGACTGGGAGAAAGTGGAGAAGCTCCTGTTGGAGAGTATTCAAAAGAACCCGTTTGTAGGAGAGCCTCACCTGGTTACTGCACAGCTGTATCTCAACATGGAGAGGTACGCAGAGGCGAAGAAAGAGGCTGAGGAAGGGCTCAAGTTGCTGCTGGAATGGGGCGTCAGCTGGGACAAAAGGATGACATGGGAATCCTGGGTGTCTTGGGGTAGGGTGATGCTGGACAAGGCCAAGGAGAGTGAGTGGCCTCGTACTGCAGCAGGCATCACCAACCTGGGACTTGTGAAATGA